In Acinetobacter sp. WCHAc010034, a genomic segment contains:
- a CDS encoding LysR substrate-binding domain-containing protein, translated as MHSFDDYLYFYLVVKHGGFSAASEASGITKSKLSRRVLDLEEQFNVTLIQRSTRHFKVTPLGQEFFAECSKVIEQADNAQNVLLQQKAEPQGLIKISCPPVMMEHQIRPLLHRFLKDYPKVSIEMELSSRRADVLHDDIDLAIRTSFQANEDSSIIVRDVVKTTHCLVASPELLQGRSLEHVTELADFPSIALGLQKQQQWHLHNLKHREEISIPLQPRVKSSDLMGAYFAALDGLGIADLPYLTVEKDLQSGHLIHLLPEWCSNIGTVQLVYASRKGQRLVLEKLIESLVEGIRRHAPQSAGYLP; from the coding sequence ATGCATTCTTTTGATGACTATCTGTATTTTTATCTGGTGGTAAAGCACGGCGGCTTCAGCGCAGCCAGCGAAGCCTCAGGCATTACCAAGTCCAAGCTCAGCCGACGGGTTCTGGACCTAGAAGAGCAGTTCAATGTCACGCTGATTCAGCGCTCGACGCGGCATTTTAAAGTCACCCCTTTGGGGCAGGAGTTTTTTGCAGAATGCAGCAAAGTCATTGAACAGGCGGACAATGCGCAGAATGTGCTGCTGCAGCAGAAAGCTGAACCGCAGGGCCTGATCAAAATCAGCTGCCCGCCGGTGATGATGGAGCACCAGATCCGGCCGCTGCTACACCGGTTTTTAAAGGACTACCCGAAAGTCAGCATTGAAATGGAGCTGTCCAGCCGGCGCGCCGATGTGCTGCATGACGATATTGACCTGGCCATCCGCACCAGCTTTCAAGCCAATGAGGACTCCAGCATTATTGTGCGCGATGTGGTTAAAACCACGCACTGCCTGGTCGCCAGCCCAGAGCTGCTGCAGGGCCGCAGCCTTGAGCATGTCACCGAGCTGGCGGATTTTCCCAGCATTGCCCTGGGCCTGCAGAAGCAGCAGCAGTGGCATCTGCACAACTTGAAGCACCGGGAAGAAATCAGCATTCCGCTGCAGCCGCGGGTTAAAAGCAGCGACCTGATGGGCGCCTATTTCGCGGCTTTAGATGGACTCGGCATTGCCGACCTGCCCTATCTGACGGTGGAAAAGGATCTCCAGTCCGGCCACTTAATTCACCTGCTGCCCGAATGGTGCTCCAATATCGGCACGGTGCAGCTGGTCTATGCCTCACGCAAAGGGCAGCGCCTGGTGCTGGAAAAGCTGATTGAATCCCTTGTTGAAGGCATCCGGCGCCATGCGCCGCAAAGCGCCGGCTATTTGCCCTGA
- the ycaC gene encoding isochorismate family cysteine hydrolase YcaC, producing the protein MGKPYVRLDKDNAAVLLVDHQTGLLSLVRDIDPDKFKNNVLALAAAAKYFNLPTILTTSFEQGPNGPLVPELKEMFPDAPYIARPGQINAWDNADFVQAVKATGKKQLIIAGVVTEVCVAFPALSALEEDFDVFVITDASGTFNHLTRDAAWDRMSSAGAQLMSWFGAACELHRDWRNDIEGLGALFSSHIPDYRNLINSYAQHSAGQK; encoded by the coding sequence ATGGGCAAGCCTTATGTGCGCTTAGATAAAGACAATGCAGCGGTTCTGCTGGTTGACCATCAAACCGGCCTGCTTTCACTGGTCCGCGATATTGACCCGGATAAATTCAAGAACAATGTGCTGGCGCTGGCTGCAGCCGCCAAATACTTCAACCTGCCGACTATTTTAACCACCAGTTTTGAACAGGGCCCGAACGGCCCGCTGGTGCCGGAACTGAAGGAAATGTTCCCGGATGCGCCGTATATTGCGCGCCCGGGCCAGATCAATGCATGGGACAATGCCGACTTTGTGCAGGCGGTCAAGGCCACAGGCAAAAAGCAGCTGATCATTGCCGGCGTGGTGACTGAAGTCTGCGTGGCTTTCCCTGCGCTGTCCGCCCTGGAGGAAGACTTTGATGTGTTTGTCATTACCGACGCTTCCGGCACATTCAACCACCTGACCCGCGACGCCGCATGGGACCGCATGAGCAGCGCCGGCGCGCAACTGATGTCATGGTTCGGCGCCGCCTGTGAACTGCACCGCGACTGGCGCAATGATATTGAAGGCCTGGGCGCGCTGTTCAGCAGCCATATTCCTGACTACCGCAACCTGATCAACAGCTATGCGCAGCATAGCGCCGGCCAGAAATAA
- a CDS encoding pirin family protein, which translates to MKKIIGVYRNQNMHWVGDGFPVKNLFSYDRLGQAISPFLLLDYAAPYPFAPTAQQHGVGSHPHRGFETVTIAYQGAVTHKDSAGGGGTIQAGDVQWMTAGAGLVHEEFHSAEFAQSGGLFEMAQLWVNLPAKDKMTAPKYQAIAAQDIPAVQFENDAGQMRIIAGEYAGRHGPASTFSPVNVWDGVLKAGHAELIHVPADHTVLVTVLEGEMLLNGAQRVLDSSIVMFAKDGEAAIQLQAVRDAKFLVLTGKALDEPIQGYGPFVMNSKAEIAQAVSDFNSGKFGEIPVQAGS; encoded by the coding sequence ATGAAAAAAATCATTGGCGTTTACCGCAATCAGAACATGCACTGGGTCGGCGACGGCTTTCCGGTCAAAAACCTGTTTTCCTATGACCGCCTGGGCCAAGCCATCAGCCCATTCCTGCTGCTGGACTATGCTGCCCCGTATCCTTTTGCGCCGACCGCGCAGCAGCACGGCGTCGGCTCGCATCCGCACCGCGGCTTTGAAACCGTGACCATTGCCTATCAGGGCGCGGTTACGCACAAAGACTCCGCCGGCGGCGGCGGCACCATTCAGGCGGGCGATGTGCAGTGGATGACTGCGGGCGCCGGCCTGGTGCACGAAGAGTTCCACTCCGCCGAGTTTGCCCAGTCCGGCGGCCTTTTTGAAATGGCGCAGCTGTGGGTGAATCTGCCGGCCAAGGACAAAATGACCGCGCCAAAATATCAGGCCATCGCCGCGCAGGATATTCCGGCCGTGCAGTTTGAGAATGATGCCGGCCAGATGCGGATCATCGCCGGGGAATATGCAGGGCGCCACGGCCCGGCCAGCACCTTCAGCCCGGTCAATGTCTGGGATGGCGTCCTGAAAGCCGGCCATGCCGAATTGATTCATGTGCCTGCGGACCACACGGTTCTGGTGACTGTGCTGGAAGGCGAAATGCTGCTGAACGGCGCGCAGCGGGTGCTGGACAGCTCGATTGTGATGTTCGCCAAAGACGGCGAGGCGGCCATTCAGCTGCAGGCGGTGCGCGACGCCAAGTTTCTGGTGCTGACCGGCAAGGCGCTGGATGAGCCGATTCAGGGCTATGGCCCCTTTGTAATGAACAGCAAAGCCGAAATTGCGCAGGCGGTCAGCGATTTCAACAGCGGCAAATTCGGTGAAATTCCGGTGCAGGCCGGGTCCTGA
- a CDS encoding FAD-dependent oxidoreductase, translated as MDIAVIGSGMAGLAAARILKDAGHNITIFEALPGRGMDSHSTEFEGGLIDAPLRVMNPHLWNNTLSLAAYLGIKTFPVRTYMACSWLFEDRTETWLTTTRSRIGNFPIINNRKGIQQYGWRLVKGMLQLKTAIAKFFKSQNQDITLAEFINRNEIEEVFWHGAVMPVLYTICTCNPKTIGEWPAKPLLVFLRQLTDGDALLRLQGGTPALVNKLIEGIPINSGSAITSVKEQGDKVLVANNAGQMLEFDRVVVATPTSKIEEFLDAEQFADDIALLKKFKFEQGDLVIHTDQSVMPPKRKDWAVLSYMMDRKFTRQQFTVWLNAVEPSLVGKAPVFQTWRPVTPIDPKKVISTVTLTRAVVDSDTVALNAELQQRHKAPNRKVFFCGSWSCGGLPILESAVTSAMHIAEIFGAPLPFVGLKPEVEVAPQLGY; from the coding sequence TTGGATATTGCAGTCATCGGCAGCGGCATGGCTGGGCTTGCTGCCGCAAGAATTCTGAAAGACGCAGGGCATAACATTACCATTTTTGAGGCTTTGCCTGGACGCGGCATGGACAGTCACAGCACCGAATTTGAAGGCGGCCTGATTGACGCGCCGCTGCGCGTAATGAATCCGCATCTTTGGAACAATACCCTGAGCCTGGCGGCCTATTTAGGCATTAAAACCTTTCCAGTCCGCACCTATATGGCCTGCAGCTGGCTGTTTGAAGACCGGACCGAAACCTGGCTGACCACCACGCGCAGCCGGATCGGCAATTTTCCGATCATCAATAACCGCAAAGGCATACAGCAGTATGGCTGGCGCCTGGTGAAAGGCATGCTGCAGCTGAAAACCGCAATTGCCAAATTTTTCAAATCGCAGAATCAGGACATTACCCTGGCGGAATTCATCAACCGCAATGAGATTGAAGAAGTGTTCTGGCATGGCGCGGTGATGCCGGTGCTGTATACCATTTGCACCTGCAACCCGAAAACCATCGGCGAATGGCCGGCCAAGCCGCTGCTGGTGTTCCTGCGCCAGCTCACCGACGGCGATGCACTGCTGCGCCTGCAGGGCGGCACGCCGGCGCTGGTCAATAAGCTGATTGAAGGCATTCCGATCAACAGCGGCTCGGCGATCACTTCGGTCAAAGAGCAGGGCGATAAGGTGCTGGTTGCCAACAATGCAGGCCAAATGCTGGAGTTTGACCGCGTGGTTGTGGCCACGCCGACCTCTAAAATTGAAGAATTTCTGGATGCTGAACAGTTTGCCGATGACATTGCGCTGCTGAAGAAATTCAAGTTTGAGCAGGGCGATCTGGTGATTCATACCGATCAGAGCGTGATGCCGCCGAAGCGCAAAGACTGGGCGGTGCTCAGCTATATGATGGACCGCAAATTCACCCGCCAGCAGTTTACTGTTTGGCTGAACGCGGTAGAGCCGAGCCTGGTCGGCAAGGCGCCGGTGTTCCAGACCTGGCGACCGGTGACTCCGATTGACCCGAAAAAAGTCATTTCGACTGTCACCCTGACCCGCGCGGTGGTGGATTCGGATACCGTGGCTTTAAATGCCGAGCTGCAGCAGCGCCATAAAGCGCCGAACCGCAAGGTGTTTTTCTGCGGTTCGTGGTCATGCGGCGGCCTGCCGATTTTAGAATCTGCGGTGACTTCCGCCATGCATATTGCGGAAATCTTCGGCGCGCCATTGCCGTTTGTGGGCTTAAAGCCCGAGGTTGAAGTGGCGCCGCAGCTCGGCTATTGA
- a CDS encoding SAM-dependent methyltransferase, with the protein MKWLQALRGHLPAHKYAINAKLLGDDAELAWSNLGYWQADAPSYPAACRALADHLAQAVGLNSNDRLLDLGCGQGASLLHWQAQYQVWQLSAVELQPACIAKIQRCAALQADVRCGSFLDLKRIFPQPAFDAVLCIDAAYHCSLNAFLPSVHPVLAANGRLGFHYLMLSEKYLHLNALQRLRYQALLKAADVSLQDLLLPSALHQCLEKFKFTDIQIQDISAQVFAGFDAYEAGHLQSNAAGVDRFKIQATAKLCRILYEEGIVRYVQIAARKAG; encoded by the coding sequence ATGAAATGGCTGCAGGCCTTGCGCGGGCATCTGCCCGCCCATAAATATGCCATTAATGCCAAGCTGCTGGGCGATGATGCCGAACTGGCCTGGAGCAATCTGGGCTATTGGCAGGCCGATGCGCCATCGTATCCGGCAGCCTGCCGGGCGCTGGCCGACCATCTGGCGCAAGCCGTTGGCCTGAACTCAAATGACCGCCTGCTGGATCTGGGCTGCGGCCAGGGCGCCAGCCTGCTGCATTGGCAGGCGCAGTATCAGGTATGGCAGCTCAGCGCAGTGGAGCTGCAGCCGGCCTGCATTGCCAAAATCCAGCGCTGCGCGGCGCTGCAGGCCGACGTGCGCTGCGGCTCTTTTTTGGATTTAAAGCGGATTTTCCCGCAGCCGGCATTTGACGCCGTGCTGTGCATTGACGCTGCCTATCACTGCAGCCTGAACGCCTTCCTGCCGTCCGTGCATCCGGTTTTGGCCGCCAATGGCCGCCTCGGCTTTCATTATTTAATGCTGTCGGAAAAATACCTGCATTTAAATGCGCTGCAGAGGCTCAGGTATCAGGCCCTGCTTAAAGCAGCTGATGTCAGCCTGCAGGATTTGCTGCTGCCATCCGCGCTGCATCAATGCCTGGAAAAATTTAAATTCACGGATATTCAGATTCAGGATATCAGCGCGCAGGTCTTTGCCGGCTTCGACGCTTATGAGGCTGGGCATTTACAGTCAAATGCTGCGGGCGTGGATCGGTTTAAAATTCAAGCCACGGCCAAGCTCTGCCGCATCTTGTATGAGGAAGGCATCGTCCGCTATGTGCAGATTGCTGCGCGGAAGGCCGGATAG
- a CDS encoding HNH endonuclease: MLLKNKDVSLPSQGVWSREQTVLALFWYYQLPFGRLHAKNPLIIKWSEIINRNANAVVMKLMNFASLDPVIIASGRKGMGNTSALDREIWEFYNNKLELLTNDAEIILKQIVGTDGEAFDSLLPQLEMAETNKNYYGAERTVTISQRIRQNFFRSTILSNFDERCCISGLAEPRLLVASHIVSWVQAPDKRLSPHNGLCLSALYDRAFDRHLLTLNTQLEVMLSPKLRKISETTRFSIGLLEIEGQPITSPIRFGIDMGLLKQHRDHFVKLQK, encoded by the coding sequence GTGTTATTGAAAAATAAAGATGTATCTTTACCGTCACAAGGGGTATGGAGTAGGGAACAGACGGTATTAGCATTATTCTGGTATTATCAACTGCCATTTGGGCGTTTGCATGCTAAAAATCCATTAATTATTAAATGGTCAGAAATAATTAATCGAAATGCTAATGCAGTTGTCATGAAATTAATGAATTTTGCAAGTCTTGACCCTGTAATAATTGCAAGTGGTCGTAAAGGTATGGGAAACACTTCAGCTTTAGATAGAGAAATATGGGAGTTCTATAACAATAAACTGGAGTTATTAACTAATGATGCAGAAATTATTTTAAAACAGATAGTGGGAACAGATGGGGAGGCATTTGATAGCTTATTACCTCAATTAGAAATGGCAGAGACTAATAAAAATTATTATGGCGCAGAGCGTACAGTCACAATCAGCCAACGTATCCGTCAAAATTTTTTCAGATCAACCATACTCAGTAATTTTGATGAGCGATGTTGTATTAGTGGGCTGGCTGAGCCACGTTTATTAGTTGCAAGTCATATTGTCAGTTGGGTTCAAGCACCTGATAAACGTTTGAGCCCTCATAACGGTCTTTGTCTTTCGGCACTCTATGATCGTGCTTTTGATAGACATTTGTTGACATTAAATACTCAATTAGAGGTAATGCTTTCTCCAAAGCTTAGGAAAATTAGCGAGACTACACGATTTAGTATTGGGCTATTAGAAATAGAGGGACAACCTATTACTTCGCCGATTAGATTTGGAATAGATATGGGGCTGTTAAAACAACATCGTGATCACTTTGTGAAATTGCAGAAATAA
- a CDS encoding potassium transporter Kup, giving the protein MQSTAQKAALPAITLAALGVVFGDIGTSPLYALRQCFLTAHLAISEASVLGILSLIFWCMMLTISFKYVTIIMRADNNGEGGIMSLLALNLRTTRISDKKKIYLIALGFIGASLFFGDGIITPAISVLSAIEGLSIATPVFNQWLEPLSIGILTGLFLVQRHGTGTMGKFFGPLTLLWFLAIGGFGLWSILQTPHVLLMVNPYWALSFVFNQPYVAFLTMGAVILTMTGGEALYADMGHFGRLPIRLAWFIVVLPCLLLNYAGQGALLLRDAEALANPFYMLIPEWALYPMIGLATAAAVIASQAVITGVFSMVNQAVQLRYLPRLTVRHTSDVERGQIYLPFINWALYISVLILILLFENSANLASAYGVAVTMTMLCGTILISVLAYGFWRWPIWKVALFAAPFLLLDLVFVASTSLKIIAGGWVPILIGAVLFTILMTWKDGRALVLKRLEKDALPIDLFIKSISMGSEAKSVPGDAVFLTGTPNIVPHAMLHNIKHNKVLHARNVMVTVMTRDIPYVAPEERSSVEKLDERFYRITLHYGFKDQPDIPQALQSAYEELGFEYDLMQISFFISRDRIIHTVGEGMAPWREKLFISMQRNTSPVSDFYQIPTNRVVELGSQIEI; this is encoded by the coding sequence ATGCAAAGTACTGCACAAAAAGCCGCACTGCCTGCTATTACCCTAGCAGCGCTGGGTGTGGTATTCGGAGACATTGGCACCAGCCCGCTGTATGCGCTGCGCCAATGCTTCCTGACTGCGCATCTCGCCATATCGGAAGCCTCTGTCTTAGGCATTCTGTCGCTGATCTTCTGGTGCATGATGCTGACCATCAGCTTTAAATACGTGACCATCATCATGCGCGCCGACAACAACGGCGAAGGCGGGATCATGTCCCTGCTGGCGCTGAACCTGCGCACCACGCGCATCAGCGACAAGAAAAAGATCTATCTGATTGCCCTTGGCTTTATCGGCGCATCGCTGTTCTTTGGCGACGGCATCATCACGCCGGCCATTTCAGTGCTGTCCGCAATTGAAGGCCTGAGCATTGCCACGCCGGTTTTCAACCAATGGCTGGAGCCACTGTCCATCGGCATTCTGACCGGGCTGTTTTTGGTGCAGCGCCACGGCACCGGCACTATGGGGAAATTCTTCGGGCCGCTTACCCTGCTGTGGTTTCTGGCGATTGGCGGTTTTGGCCTCTGGAGCATCCTGCAGACGCCGCATGTGCTGCTGATGGTGAATCCCTACTGGGCGCTGAGCTTTGTCTTTAACCAGCCCTATGTGGCTTTTCTGACCATGGGCGCGGTGATTCTGACCATGACCGGCGGCGAAGCGCTGTATGCCGATATGGGGCATTTCGGCCGCCTGCCGATCCGCCTGGCATGGTTTATTGTGGTGCTGCCGTGCCTGCTGCTGAACTATGCCGGCCAAGGCGCGCTGCTGCTGCGCGACGCGGAAGCGCTGGCCAATCCGTTCTATATGCTGATCCCGGAATGGGCGCTGTATCCAATGATCGGGCTGGCCACCGCGGCTGCCGTGATTGCATCGCAGGCGGTGATTACCGGGGTCTTCTCCATGGTCAATCAGGCGGTGCAGCTGCGCTATCTGCCGCGCCTGACGGTGCGCCACACTTCCGATGTTGAGCGCGGCCAGATCTATCTGCCGTTCATTAACTGGGCGCTGTACATCTCCGTGCTGATTCTGATCCTGCTGTTTGAAAACAGCGCCAATCTGGCCAGCGCATACGGCGTGGCGGTGACCATGACCATGCTCTGCGGCACCATCCTGATTTCGGTTCTGGCTTACGGCTTCTGGCGCTGGCCAATCTGGAAAGTGGCGCTGTTCGCTGCGCCGTTCCTGCTGCTGGATCTGGTCTTTGTCGCCTCGACATCGCTGAAGATTATTGCCGGCGGCTGGGTGCCGATCCTGATCGGCGCAGTGCTGTTTACAATTTTGATGACCTGGAAAGACGGGCGCGCCCTGGTGCTGAAGCGCCTGGAAAAAGACGCCTTGCCTATCGACCTGTTTATCAAAAGCATCAGCATGGGCAGTGAAGCCAAGTCCGTTCCGGGCGATGCGGTATTCCTGACCGGCACGCCGAATATTGTGCCGCATGCCATGCTGCACAATATCAAGCACAATAAAGTGCTGCATGCGCGCAATGTGATGGTGACGGTGATGACCCGCGACATTCCCTATGTGGCGCCGGAGGAGCGCAGCAGCGTGGAAAAGCTGGATGAGCGCTTTTACCGGATTACCCTGCATTACGGCTTCAAGGATCAGCCGGATATTCCGCAGGCGCTGCAGTCCGCATATGAAGAACTCGGTTTTGAATATGACCTGATGCAGATCAGCTTCTTTATTTCCCGCGACCGGATTATCCATACGGTGGGCGAGGGCATGGCGCCGTGGCGCGAAAAGCTGTTTATTTCCATGCAGCGCAACACCAGCCCGGTCAGCGATTTCTATCAGATCCCAACCAACCGCGTGGTTGAGCTGGGCAGCCAAATTGAAATTTAG
- a CDS encoding DNA/RNA non-specific endonuclease, whose product MAKNKRSSGNALARLFNQNGVKMILGLVAAGSFAFAFGQEKIQQLVAGAAPSNSACLDQFYRDVPPYLMKDSLNKHSYPLCFNGFNVMYSGVSKTPLWVAEALTPSRLSQKIPREDSFHEETRVKAEHRALLSDYRASGYDRGHMAPNADMPNKEAQFDSFSLANMVPQAPKNNQQVWRELEEATRAIATRQKQDVYVVTGPVFAAKKLKTIGKGVIVPTAVFKALYLPKTGAAGAYYAPNDNSQQVKIVSICYLEEQLGINLFPQLSEEQKRNTYHLPLKATAVKAGKPIEYSNWDAESQCAEDVSSSQLQAMQKQFSSAGGASSAAAPAQGGSASGIDADAQNAIVKQLIESLLQYILQLLK is encoded by the coding sequence ATGGCAAAAAACAAACGCAGCTCAGGCAATGCCCTGGCCCGGCTGTTCAATCAGAATGGCGTCAAAATGATTTTAGGCCTGGTGGCTGCCGGAAGCTTTGCCTTTGCCTTCGGGCAGGAAAAAATCCAGCAGCTGGTTGCCGGCGCTGCGCCATCCAATTCGGCCTGCCTGGACCAGTTCTACCGCGACGTGCCGCCGTATTTGATGAAGGACAGCCTGAATAAGCACAGCTATCCTTTATGCTTCAACGGCTTCAATGTCATGTATTCAGGGGTCTCCAAAACTCCGCTGTGGGTGGCCGAGGCGCTGACGCCAAGCCGCCTGAGCCAGAAAATTCCGCGCGAAGACAGCTTTCATGAAGAAACCCGGGTCAAGGCTGAGCACCGCGCGCTGCTGTCGGATTACCGCGCTTCGGGCTATGACCGCGGCCATATGGCGCCGAATGCCGACATGCCGAATAAAGAGGCGCAGTTTGACAGTTTTTCCCTCGCCAATATGGTGCCGCAGGCGCCGAAGAATAATCAGCAGGTCTGGCGCGAGCTGGAAGAGGCCACCCGCGCTATTGCGACCCGGCAAAAGCAGGATGTGTATGTGGTGACCGGCCCGGTATTTGCGGCCAAAAAGCTGAAGACCATCGGCAAAGGCGTGATTGTGCCGACCGCGGTGTTTAAGGCGCTTTACCTGCCGAAAACCGGCGCTGCCGGCGCCTATTACGCGCCGAATGACAATTCGCAGCAGGTGAAAATTGTCAGCATCTGCTATCTGGAAGAGCAGCTGGGCATCAACCTGTTTCCGCAGCTGAGCGAAGAGCAGAAGCGCAACACCTATCATCTGCCCTTAAAGGCCACTGCGGTCAAAGCCGGCAAGCCGATTGAATATTCAAACTGGGATGCGGAAAGCCAGTGCGCGGAAGACGTCAGCAGCAGCCAGCTGCAGGCCATGCAGAAGCAGTTTTCTTCTGCCGGCGGTGCATCGTCCGCAGCCGCGCCTGCTCAGGGCGGTTCGGCTTCAGGCATTGACGCCGATGCGCAGAATGCCATTGTGAAGCAGCTGATTGAGTCGCTGCTGCAGTACATTCTGCAGTTGTTGAAATAA
- a CDS encoding AraC family transcriptional regulator: protein MRQLKDYTGSVYGGLGQLLYAYYQAQGLAIPEKLQRIQNLERFDYSLWRELLMELDAQLRRPALGLEIAELVQPKHLGIIAYIAMSCANLGEALQRYHDFHRLIYDGSPLQVTAQDGLLSIRWSELPQNMTAQITDETAIALMVGFLKHFLDFKHIRLHAVHFHSAAPKHAVLYAQYFGCKVCFSQPCSEVLLPVQELSAPFLQGDQTLQQLLTQQAQSLLQKLPHSTQTDQRLQQAILTGLQKNQFQIEHIAGQLNIPVRQLQRHLQQQGASYQQRMQEVRCMLAEEYLRDPHLSLQEIALLLGYSEQSAFQRAFKRWLQLTPQQWRRQNLPAR, encoded by the coding sequence ATGCGTCAGCTCAAGGACTATACCGGCTCAGTCTATGGCGGGCTCGGACAGCTGCTGTATGCCTATTATCAGGCGCAGGGACTCGCCATTCCTGAAAAACTGCAGCGGATTCAAAATCTGGAACGCTTTGACTACAGCCTGTGGCGCGAGCTGCTGATGGAGCTGGACGCGCAGCTGCGGCGCCCGGCGCTGGGCCTGGAAATTGCGGAACTGGTGCAGCCCAAGCATTTGGGCATTATCGCCTATATCGCCATGTCCTGCGCAAACCTCGGCGAGGCCCTGCAGCGCTACCATGACTTCCACCGCCTGATTTATGACGGCAGCCCGCTGCAGGTCACTGCGCAGGACGGCCTGCTGTCCATCCGCTGGTCTGAGCTGCCGCAGAATATGACCGCGCAGATTACCGATGAAACCGCCATCGCGCTGATGGTCGGCTTTTTAAAGCATTTTCTGGATTTCAAGCACATCCGCCTGCACGCCGTGCATTTTCATTCTGCAGCCCCCAAGCATGCGGTGCTGTATGCGCAGTATTTCGGCTGCAAAGTGTGCTTTTCACAGCCCTGTTCAGAGGTGCTGCTGCCGGTGCAGGAGCTGTCCGCGCCCTTCCTGCAGGGCGACCAGACCCTGCAGCAGCTGCTGACGCAGCAGGCCCAGTCGCTGCTGCAGAAGCTGCCGCACAGCACCCAGACCGATCAGCGCCTGCAGCAGGCGATTTTAACCGGCCTGCAGAAAAACCAGTTTCAAATTGAGCATATTGCCGGCCAGCTGAATATTCCTGTGCGCCAGCTGCAGCGCCACCTACAGCAGCAGGGGGCCAGCTATCAGCAGCGCATGCAGGAAGTCCGCTGCATGCTGGCGGAAGAATACCTGCGCGACCCGCATTTAAGCCTGCAGGAAATTGCGCTGCTGCTGGGCTATTCCGAGCAAAGCGCCTTTCAGCGCGCATTCAAGCGCTGGCTGCAGCTGACGCCGCAGCAGTGGCGCCGGCAGAACCTGCCGGCGCGCTGA
- a CDS encoding sterol desaturase family protein translates to MWKGFLAGLVVANGFEWVAHKYILHGTHRAGKPRYSPVPDSMKSHWEHHREVRKTDFHDQGYVEGISNWRTKNEIISLAVVAGVFGTAFYPVSKGMSLAVLYCAGNYYYIHRRAHLEPEWAMKRIPWHYDHHMNSNQDANWCVTKPWFDYILGTRVISAPELQEANPLGIALPQVLSDSLNWAVSRIRPAKWVEKKAERLENAAA, encoded by the coding sequence ATGTGGAAAGGTTTTTTAGCAGGCCTGGTCGTGGCGAACGGCTTTGAGTGGGTTGCGCATAAATATATCCTGCACGGCACGCACCGCGCAGGCAAGCCGCGCTACAGCCCGGTGCCGGACAGCATGAAGTCCCATTGGGAGCATCACCGCGAAGTGCGCAAAACGGACTTTCATGATCAGGGCTATGTTGAAGGCATCAGCAACTGGCGCACCAAAAATGAAATTATTTCTCTGGCTGTGGTGGCCGGAGTGTTCGGCACCGCCTTTTATCCGGTGTCCAAAGGCATGAGCCTGGCAGTGCTGTACTGCGCCGGAAATTACTACTATATTCACCGCCGCGCGCATCTGGAGCCGGAATGGGCGATGAAGCGCATTCCGTGGCATTATGACCATCATATGAACTCCAATCAGGACGCCAACTGGTGCGTGACCAAGCCGTGGTTTGACTATATTTTAGGAACCCGGGTGATTTCGGCGCCTGAACTGCAGGAGGCGAATCCGCTGGGCATTGCTTTGCCGCAAGTGCTGTCTGACAGTTTAAATTGGGCAGTCAGCCGTATCCGCCCGGCAAAATGGGTCGAAAAGAAAGCGGAAAGGCTTGAAAATGCCGCGGCTTAA